In a genomic window of Perognathus longimembris pacificus isolate PPM17 chromosome 21, ASM2315922v1, whole genome shotgun sequence:
- the LOC125339369 gene encoding succinate dehydrogenase [ubiquinone] cytochrome b small subunit, mitochondrial-like: MAALIKLSVLFSARGGRALFLRNPVVRPACVSAFLQYSRTPGWCGTQHIHLSPSQHAGSTAASLYWTGRGFLAVGLLGLFPTAYLKPCTAVDCCLAAALTLHSYWGLGQVFTDYVHGDTLPKVARAALVLFSSVSFAILYCANCSFL; encoded by the coding sequence ATGGCGGCTCTGATAAAGCTGAGTGTCCTCTTCAGTGCCCGAGGAGGCCGAGCTCTGTTCCTCCGAAACCCCGTGGTGAGACCTGCTTGTGTCTCAGCATTTCTCCAGTATTCACGTACCCCAGGCTGGTGTGGAACACAGCACATTCACTTGTCACCAAGCCAACATGCTGGATCCACAGCGGCATCTCTCTACTGGACTGGCAGAGGGTTTCTCGCTGTTGGCCTCCTGGGCCTGTTTCCAACTGCATATTTGAAACCTTGCACTGCGGTGGACTGCTGTCTGGCTGCAGCCCTCACACTCCATAGTTACTGGGGCCTTGGACAAGTTTTTACTGATTATGTTCACGGGGACACGTTACCAAAGGTTGCCAGAGCAGCCCTGGTGCTCTTCTCATCTGTAAGCTTTGCTATTCTCTATTGTGCTAATTGCTCATTTTTATAA